From Micromonospora rhizosphaerae, the proteins below share one genomic window:
- the ygiD gene encoding 4,5-DOPA dioxygenase extradiol, with protein MSSQTTVMPAAFFGHGNPMNALEVNRYTSAWRDFGRAVSRPRAILVVSAHWYIGATAVTAMPRPRTIHDFYGFPQQLFDVEYPAPGLPELAEEISDVVHPTWVGADLDSWGIDHGTWSVLTHAFPDADIPVVQLSINAFKGLDYHLELGARLAPLRERGVLIVASGNVVHNLGGVDPRLADEGFDWAHRFDEAAREIMLDAPTEAARLDGHRDYDLAVPTPDHFIPLLYLAGLAGTAEDRPEVLVDGYAYGSLSMTAYTVGLSCQRGGQPAGAPSLPADVPADSANI; from the coding sequence ATGAGCAGCCAGACAACGGTGATGCCCGCGGCGTTCTTCGGCCACGGCAACCCGATGAACGCCCTGGAGGTCAACCGCTACACGTCCGCCTGGCGCGACTTCGGACGGGCGGTGTCACGACCCCGGGCGATCCTGGTGGTGTCCGCGCACTGGTACATCGGCGCCACCGCCGTCACGGCCATGCCCCGGCCCCGCACCATCCACGACTTCTACGGGTTCCCGCAGCAACTGTTCGACGTGGAATACCCGGCGCCGGGGCTGCCGGAGCTGGCCGAGGAGATCAGCGACGTCGTGCACCCCACCTGGGTCGGCGCCGACCTGGACTCCTGGGGCATCGACCACGGCACCTGGTCCGTGCTGACCCACGCCTTCCCGGACGCCGACATCCCGGTGGTGCAGCTGAGCATCAACGCGTTCAAGGGCCTGGATTACCACCTGGAGCTCGGCGCCCGGCTCGCGCCGCTGCGCGAGCGCGGGGTGCTGATCGTGGCCAGCGGCAACGTGGTGCACAACCTGGGCGGGGTGGACCCCCGGCTGGCCGACGAGGGCTTTGACTGGGCGCACCGCTTCGACGAGGCGGCCCGGGAGATCATGCTGGACGCGCCGACCGAGGCGGCCCGGCTGGACGGCCACCGCGACTACGACCTGGCCGTGCCGACGCCGGACCACTTCATCCCGCTGCTGTATCTGGCCGGCCTGGCGGGCACCGCCGAGGACCGCCCGGAGGTCCTGGTGGACGGGTACGCGTACGGGTCGCTGTCGATGACCGCGTACACGGTGGGTCTGTCCTGCCAACGCGGGGGCCAACCGGCGGGCGCGCCGTCGCTGCCCGCCGACGTGCCGGCGGACTCGGCGAACATCTGA
- a CDS encoding GNAT family N-acetyltransferase, with product MQFTVTDVPERERFEARDEAGVIAGVVTYQLTGNIIVYTHTEVDAEFEGKGVGSALARAVMDDARAKGRTVVPICPFLSEWLGKHPEYEKIVVRSTRKIK from the coding sequence GTGCAGTTCACCGTGACAGACGTGCCCGAGCGGGAGCGATTCGAGGCGCGGGACGAGGCGGGCGTCATAGCCGGTGTGGTCACCTACCAACTGACCGGCAACATCATCGTCTATACGCATACCGAGGTTGATGCGGAGTTCGAGGGTAAAGGCGTCGGATCGGCCCTGGCCCGTGCCGTGATGGACGACGCGCGGGCCAAAGGCCGGACTGTGGTGCCGATTTGCCCGTTCCTCAGCGAGTGGCTGGGCAAGCACCCGGAGTACGAGAAGATCGTGGTCCGATCGACGCGCAAGATCAAATAG
- a CDS encoding class I SAM-dependent methyltransferase, whose translation MQDTPIPQHHHTAQEPPDLPMGRDGGRPNWEEIYAGRPRWDIGRPQPAFLALAQSGAIAGRVLDVGCGTGEHVLMCAAAGLEATGVDIAAAVISAAEYKAHERGLPARFLRHDVRRLADLGESFDTVLDSGLLVHVLDDEQDRTAYLQGLQAVVPSGGRYFVLCFRGPQANSRARHLVREDITACFTAGWRIDSIEATTLDSRTDENGVPAWLIALTRT comes from the coding sequence ATGCAGGACACACCCATTCCCCAGCACCACCACACCGCGCAGGAGCCACCTGATCTCCCCATGGGCCGCGACGGTGGGCGGCCGAACTGGGAGGAGATCTACGCCGGTCGGCCGCGGTGGGACATCGGCCGGCCCCAACCGGCGTTCCTCGCCCTCGCCCAGTCCGGCGCCATCGCTGGTCGCGTGTTGGACGTCGGCTGTGGGACCGGCGAGCACGTGCTCATGTGCGCCGCTGCTGGCCTTGAGGCGACCGGTGTCGACATCGCCGCCGCCGTGATCAGCGCGGCGGAATACAAGGCGCACGAGCGCGGGTTGCCCGCGCGGTTCCTGCGCCACGATGTGCGGCGGCTGGCCGACCTCGGGGAGTCCTTCGACACCGTGCTGGACAGCGGGCTGCTGGTCCATGTCCTCGATGACGAGCAGGACCGCACCGCCTACCTGCAGGGGTTGCAGGCGGTGGTGCCGTCGGGTGGTCGCTACTTCGTCCTGTGCTTCCGCGGCCCACAGGCCAATTCCCGAGCGCGGCATCTGGTGCGGGAGGACATCACCGCCTGCTTCACCGCGGGCTGGCGCATCGACTCGATCGAAGCGACCACCCTCGACAGCCGCACTGATGAGAACGGCGTCCCGGCGTGGCTCATCGCCCTCACCCGGACCTGA
- a CDS encoding glycoside hydrolase family 3 protein — translation MSLSRRLLLVGAGSAAVATLTACESSGSTAPRSTPTRPGPATSPASDERTLRRKVASLLVVGFRGERLDENEWIMKAVRSGLGGVILFDRDLETKAPRNITSPGQVKALVNTLRRASPGRLIVSIDQEGGRTSRLNPSNGFPATRSQAEIGAQNSPTATRDWARGLVQSLTSIGVNLNYAPVVDLNVNPESRAIGKLDRSFSADADVVVSNASEEIEVHRAAGVKTSLKHFPGSGSATGNTDFEAVDVSSTWQPSELEPFERLINAGLADSVMAAHVLNRQLDPSRPASLSPAIVTDLLRGRLGFQGPVVSDDMQAVAITRRYGAPEAVALALQAGIDLLVFANQQVYDPMVVDRTLDTVVDLVRSGRLTEARIDQSVARVDTLRSKR, via the coding sequence ATGAGTCTGTCTCGCCGGCTGCTGTTGGTGGGAGCCGGCTCGGCCGCCGTGGCGACCCTGACCGCCTGTGAATCGAGCGGCTCCACGGCGCCGAGGTCGACGCCGACGCGACCCGGCCCGGCGACGTCCCCGGCGAGCGACGAGCGCACCCTTCGACGCAAGGTCGCCAGTCTGCTGGTCGTCGGTTTTCGGGGGGAACGGCTCGACGAGAACGAATGGATCATGAAAGCGGTCAGGAGCGGCCTCGGCGGCGTGATTCTGTTCGATCGGGACCTGGAGACGAAGGCGCCTCGTAACATCACCTCACCGGGCCAGGTGAAGGCCCTCGTCAATACTCTGCGAAGGGCCTCGCCGGGTCGGCTGATCGTGTCGATCGACCAGGAGGGTGGTCGCACCTCACGGCTCAACCCGAGCAACGGCTTTCCGGCCACCAGGTCGCAGGCGGAGATCGGCGCGCAGAATTCCCCGACCGCGACGCGCGACTGGGCCCGCGGACTCGTCCAGAGCCTCACGTCGATCGGGGTGAACCTCAATTACGCACCGGTCGTCGACCTGAACGTCAACCCGGAGAGCCGGGCGATCGGCAAACTCGACCGCAGCTTCTCGGCCGACGCCGATGTCGTCGTCAGTAACGCCAGCGAGGAGATCGAGGTCCACCGCGCCGCGGGGGTCAAGACATCGCTCAAGCATTTCCCCGGGTCCGGCAGCGCGACCGGCAACACCGACTTCGAGGCTGTCGACGTCAGCTCCACCTGGCAGCCCAGCGAGCTGGAACCGTTCGAACGGCTGATCAACGCGGGCCTGGCGGACTCGGTGATGGCCGCGCACGTGCTGAACAGACAGCTCGATCCGAGCCGTCCGGCCTCGCTGTCGCCGGCCATCGTGACCGACCTGCTCCGCGGCCGGCTCGGCTTTCAGGGGCCGGTGGTCAGCGACGACATGCAGGCGGTCGCGATCACCCGTCGCTACGGCGCGCCCGAGGCCGTCGCCCTGGCGTTGCAGGCCGGCATCGACCTCCTGGTCTTCGCCAACCAGCAGGTCTACGACCCGATGGTCGTCGACCGGACCCTCGACACCGTCGTCGACCTGGTCCGCTCCGGACGCCTCACCGAGGCACGGATCGACCAGTCGGTCGCCCGCGTGGACACCCTCCGCTCGAAACGGTGA
- a CDS encoding TetR/AcrR family transcriptional regulator — MPKLWTETIDAHRAAVRDAAMDAMAALVAKHGLVAVTMSQIAEQAGIGRATLYKYFPDAQAVLTAWHERQITAHLDQLTTAVDPAAPAIVRLQAVLQTYAHIQHHSARHHGGELAALLHRSEHVDRAQQRLRAFVQNLIAEAVQDGDLRDDVSTDELATYCLHALTAAGTVPSRDAVHRLVAVTLAGLSAPPR; from the coding sequence GTGCCCAAGCTGTGGACCGAGACGATCGACGCGCACCGCGCCGCGGTTCGGGACGCCGCCATGGACGCCATGGCCGCGCTGGTGGCCAAGCACGGGCTGGTCGCGGTGACGATGTCCCAGATCGCCGAGCAGGCGGGTATCGGGCGCGCGACCCTGTACAAGTACTTCCCCGACGCCCAGGCCGTTCTCACCGCCTGGCACGAGCGTCAGATCACCGCACACCTCGACCAGCTCACCACCGCCGTCGACCCCGCCGCGCCGGCCATCGTGCGCCTGCAAGCCGTGCTGCAGACCTATGCGCACATCCAGCACCACTCGGCGCGCCACCATGGCGGCGAACTCGCCGCGCTGCTGCACCGCAGCGAACACGTCGACCGCGCCCAGCAACGACTACGCGCCTTCGTCCAAAACCTCATCGCCGAGGCCGTGCAAGACGGCGACCTGCGCGACGACGTATCCACCGACGAGTTGGCCACCTACTGTCTGCACGCCCTCACCGCGGCCGGGACCGTCCCCAGCCGAGACGCCGTCCACCGCCTGGTCGCCGTCACCCTGGCCGGACTGAGCGCTCCTCCCCGGTAA
- a CDS encoding heavy metal translocating P-type ATPase, translating into MKHQHLTHAHAGRDAATATAPANQDHGQVAASHGHPPVQRLTGDRPRHDAGGHGHHGHGGGHDKHAGHDPEQFRRKFWLSLALTVPVVATSHMVMDWFGYSLDFPGMSWVGPVLGSIVFLYGGWPFLVGGLREVRDRAPGMMLLISMAITVAYLASLATSLGAFDLDFWWELAALVTIMLLGHWQEMKAIGQAQGALAALAALLPDDAERVDDEGAVRRVPVGELRVGDVVLVRSGGRVPADGRIVDGAAELDESMITGESRPVPRGVGDRVVAGTVATDSALRVRVDAVGEDTALAGIGRLVAQAQASSGRAQVLADRFAALLFYVATAAALVTFVAWWAVGDLDQAVVRTVTVLVIACPHALGLAIPLVIALSTAVSAQAGILVKDRLALERMRTVDAVLFDKTGTLTRGAHTVTATAAAGGFGEDEVLRIAGAVEADSEHPLARALVTVARDRGVRAVARDFRSLTGRGVQAVVEGVAWAVGGPALLRELGATVPDELTRVTDAWSARGAAVLHLVRLPEAGQPVAVGAFALEDEVRPEARAAIAELREQGVTKLVMITGDVRPVAEAVAADLGFRAGVDEVFAEVLPADKDRAVADLQARGLTVAMVGDGVNDAPALARADVGLAIGAGTDVAIESAGVILASSDPRGVTGVIRLSRASYRKMLQNLAWAAGYNVVALPLAAGALAWAGIALSPAVGAVLMSASTIVVALNAQLLRRVRLTPGAR; encoded by the coding sequence ATGAAACATCAACATCTGACGCACGCGCACGCCGGACGGGACGCGGCGACCGCGACCGCGCCGGCGAACCAGGATCACGGCCAGGTGGCCGCATCGCACGGGCACCCACCGGTGCAGCGCCTAACGGGCGACCGCCCCCGGCACGACGCCGGCGGGCACGGGCACCACGGTCATGGTGGTGGCCACGACAAGCACGCCGGGCACGACCCGGAGCAGTTCCGACGCAAGTTCTGGCTGAGCCTGGCGCTGACCGTGCCGGTGGTGGCGACCAGCCACATGGTGATGGACTGGTTCGGCTACTCGCTCGACTTCCCCGGCATGAGCTGGGTCGGCCCGGTGCTCGGATCGATCGTCTTCCTTTACGGCGGCTGGCCGTTCCTCGTCGGCGGTCTGCGGGAGGTCCGGGACCGCGCGCCCGGCATGATGCTGTTGATCTCGATGGCGATCACCGTCGCCTACCTCGCGTCCCTGGCCACCAGCCTCGGCGCGTTCGACCTGGACTTCTGGTGGGAGCTGGCGGCGCTGGTGACCATCATGCTGCTGGGCCACTGGCAGGAGATGAAGGCGATCGGCCAGGCGCAGGGGGCCCTGGCCGCGCTGGCCGCGCTGCTGCCGGACGACGCCGAACGGGTCGACGACGAGGGCGCGGTCCGGCGGGTGCCGGTCGGCGAACTCCGGGTCGGCGACGTGGTGCTGGTCCGCTCCGGCGGCCGGGTCCCCGCCGACGGCCGGATCGTGGACGGGGCCGCCGAGCTGGACGAGTCGATGATCACGGGGGAGTCGCGCCCGGTGCCGCGCGGCGTCGGGGACCGGGTGGTCGCCGGCACCGTCGCCACCGACTCCGCCCTCCGCGTACGCGTCGACGCCGTCGGCGAGGACACCGCGCTGGCCGGGATCGGTCGGCTCGTCGCGCAGGCGCAGGCCTCCAGCGGACGCGCCCAGGTGCTCGCCGACCGGTTCGCCGCGCTGCTGTTCTACGTGGCCACCGCCGCCGCGCTGGTCACCTTCGTCGCCTGGTGGGCGGTCGGCGACCTCGACCAGGCGGTGGTACGGACGGTGACGGTGCTGGTGATCGCCTGCCCGCACGCCCTCGGGCTGGCCATCCCGCTGGTGATCGCGCTGTCGACGGCGGTGTCGGCCCAGGCCGGCATCCTGGTCAAGGACCGCCTCGCCCTGGAGCGGATGCGGACCGTGGACGCGGTGCTGTTCGACAAGACCGGCACCCTGACCCGAGGCGCGCACACCGTCACCGCCACGGCCGCCGCCGGCGGCTTTGGCGAGGACGAGGTGCTGCGGATCGCGGGAGCGGTCGAGGCCGACAGCGAACACCCCCTCGCCCGGGCGCTGGTGACGGTCGCCCGGGACCGGGGCGTGCGGGCCGTGGCCCGGGACTTCCGGTCGCTGACCGGCCGGGGCGTGCAGGCCGTGGTCGAGGGCGTCGCCTGGGCGGTGGGCGGGCCGGCCCTGCTGCGGGAACTCGGGGCCACGGTCCCCGACGAGCTGACCCGGGTGACGGACGCCTGGTCGGCGCGGGGTGCGGCGGTGCTGCACCTGGTCCGGCTGCCGGAGGCCGGGCAGCCGGTGGCGGTCGGCGCGTTCGCACTGGAGGACGAGGTCCGGCCGGAGGCCCGCGCGGCGATCGCGGAGCTACGCGAGCAGGGGGTGACGAAGCTGGTGATGATCACCGGGGACGTCCGACCGGTCGCCGAGGCGGTCGCCGCCGACCTGGGCTTCCGGGCCGGGGTGGACGAGGTCTTCGCGGAGGTCCTCCCCGCCGACAAGGACCGGGCGGTGGCCGACCTGCAGGCTCGCGGCCTGACCGTGGCCATGGTCGGCGACGGAGTGAACGACGCCCCGGCCCTGGCCCGCGCCGACGTGGGGCTGGCCATCGGCGCCGGCACCGACGTGGCGATCGAGTCGGCCGGGGTCATCCTGGCCTCCTCCGACCCGCGCGGCGTCACCGGCGTCATCCGGCTCTCCCGGGCGTCGTACCGGAAGATGCTCCAGAACCTGGCCTGGGCCGCCGGCTACAACGTGGTGGCGCTCCCGCTGGCCGCCGGCGCGCTGGCCTGGGCCGGGATCGCGCTCAGCCCCGCCGTCGGCGCGGTGCTGATGTCCGCCTCCACCATCGTGGTGGCGCTCAACGCGCAACTGCTGCGCCGGGTACGCCTCACCCCCGGCGCACGCTGA
- a CDS encoding multicopper oxidase family protein codes for MSLTISRRRLLAGIAGTVGLAGAAAWAGGVFDPRLVPPNGDLVARTEAARRRSGAATVTARLNPRPVTHDLGGPTVATWGYADSGPGPLIRARAGDLLRVEVTNDLPAPTSVHWHGIALRNDMDGVPGLTQRPIPAGGRHTYEFTVPDPGTYFYHPHSGVQLDRALYGVLVVDDPHETGRYDEEWIVVLDDWVDGTGRTPDDVLASLRSMGGHQDMAGMHHGGLPGMSMGGMEMMTSPLLGGAGDVAYPHYLINGRVPAAPVTLTARPGQRVRIRLVNAASDTAFRVALGGHRLTVTHTDGFPVVPVTTDALLLGMGERADVVVTLGDGSFPLVAAAEGKTGHALAVVRSGTAGPPNEARRPVELDRQVLTTGTLRAAERVALTDRRPDRVHRLFLGGAMMPYRWTINGTTFDHTDPLLVRRGERVRLEFVNTSTMFHPMHVHGHTFAVAGGGARKDTVIVTPRRTVAVDLDADNPGQWMTHCHNIYHAETGMMISLAYRT; via the coding sequence ATGTCGCTCACCATCAGCCGCCGTCGGCTGCTCGCCGGCATCGCCGGGACCGTCGGGCTGGCCGGCGCCGCCGCCTGGGCCGGCGGAGTGTTCGATCCCCGGCTGGTCCCGCCGAACGGCGACCTGGTGGCGCGTACCGAGGCCGCCCGCCGCCGTTCGGGCGCGGCGACCGTCACCGCGCGGCTGAACCCCCGACCGGTCACCCACGACCTCGGCGGCCCGACCGTCGCCACCTGGGGATACGCCGACAGCGGCCCCGGCCCGCTGATCCGCGCTCGGGCCGGCGACCTGCTCCGCGTCGAGGTGACCAACGACCTGCCGGCGCCGACCAGCGTGCACTGGCACGGCATCGCCCTGCGCAACGACATGGACGGGGTGCCCGGGCTCACCCAGCGGCCGATCCCCGCCGGCGGGCGGCACACCTACGAGTTCACCGTCCCCGACCCGGGCACCTACTTCTACCACCCGCACTCGGGAGTCCAACTCGACCGGGCCCTGTACGGGGTGCTCGTCGTCGACGACCCGCACGAGACCGGCAGGTACGACGAGGAGTGGATCGTGGTGCTCGACGACTGGGTCGACGGTACCGGCCGCACCCCCGACGACGTGCTCGCCTCCCTGCGGTCGATGGGTGGGCACCAGGACATGGCCGGCATGCATCACGGCGGCCTGCCCGGCATGTCGATGGGCGGCATGGAGATGATGACCTCGCCGCTGCTGGGCGGCGCCGGCGACGTCGCGTACCCGCACTACCTGATCAACGGCCGGGTGCCGGCCGCTCCGGTCACGCTGACCGCGCGTCCCGGCCAGCGGGTGCGGATCCGCCTGGTGAATGCCGCCTCGGACACGGCATTTCGGGTGGCCCTGGGTGGGCACCGGCTCACCGTCACCCACACCGACGGCTTTCCGGTCGTTCCCGTCACCACCGACGCGCTGCTTCTGGGCATGGGCGAGCGCGCCGATGTGGTGGTCACGCTGGGCGACGGGTCCTTCCCGCTGGTCGCCGCCGCCGAGGGCAAGACCGGGCATGCTCTGGCCGTCGTCCGCAGCGGCACTGCCGGGCCGCCCAACGAGGCACGCCGTCCGGTGGAACTGGACCGGCAGGTGCTGACCACCGGCACGCTGCGAGCGGCCGAGCGGGTGGCGCTGACCGACCGCCGGCCGGACCGGGTCCACCGCCTGTTCCTGGGCGGCGCAATGATGCCGTACCGCTGGACCATCAACGGGACCACCTTCGACCACACCGACCCGCTGCTGGTCCGCCGCGGCGAACGGGTACGGCTGGAGTTCGTCAACACCAGCACCATGTTCCATCCGATGCATGTGCACGGGCACACGTTCGCGGTGGCCGGCGGAGGCGCGCGCAAGGACACGGTGATCGTGACACCGCGCCGGACCGTCGCGGTCGACCTCGACGCCGACAATCCCGGCCAGTGGATGACCCACTGCCACAACATTTACCACGCCGAGACCGGCATGATGATCAGCCTGGCCTACCGGACCTGA
- a CDS encoding DUF2218 domain-containing protein translates to MPILQAQIQTDRPSRYLVQFCKHAAAMAGGGHTPRMHLHATTARREVQVAAEWSDISGTVTFTPWGQATLTAGGNTLTVRIDGADEDGLARIRDVITRDFERFSRRNPLTVTWQRSEPRDAAPVRQAGGVPPKPRRGFPRSHLQAILLALAVVLVLGLHAGLAGAVVAESQWTGVAINVVVALVVLKIALVALARVGIRRRRATKSPDRI, encoded by the coding sequence GTGCCGATCCTGCAAGCTCAGATCCAGACGGATCGTCCCAGCCGCTACCTCGTCCAGTTCTGCAAGCACGCCGCAGCCATGGCCGGCGGCGGCCACACCCCCCGTATGCATTTGCACGCAACGACGGCCCGCCGCGAGGTGCAGGTAGCCGCCGAGTGGTCGGACATCAGCGGAACCGTCACCTTCACCCCGTGGGGCCAGGCCACGCTCACCGCCGGCGGAAACACGCTGACGGTGCGCATCGACGGCGCCGACGAGGACGGCCTGGCCCGGATCCGCGACGTCATCACCCGCGACTTCGAGCGCTTCAGCCGCCGCAATCCACTGACCGTGACGTGGCAGCGGTCCGAGCCTCGCGACGCCGCCCCGGTTCGACAGGCCGGCGGAGTGCCACCGAAGCCCCGGCGAGGCTTCCCACGGTCCCACCTCCAGGCGATTCTCCTCGCGCTGGCCGTGGTCCTGGTCCTCGGTCTGCACGCCGGGCTGGCGGGCGCGGTAGTGGCGGAATCGCAGTGGACCGGCGTTGCCATCAACGTCGTCGTGGCACTCGTCGTACTCAAGATCGCGCTGGTCGCGCTGGCCCGCGTCGGGATCCGGCGCCGCAGGGCCACCAAGTCCCCCGACCGCATCTGA
- a CDS encoding heavy metal translocating P-type ATPase: MHHSGGQSGAGAHGAGTHQRHDKHAGHDPAMFRRRFWVCLALTIPIVLTSHLVMDWLGYSLNFPGVSLVGPVLGSVVFFYGGWPFLVGAVREVRDRAPGMMLLIGMAITVAYLASVATSVGVFGLDFWWELAALVTIMLFGHWQEMTAIGQARGALAALAALLPDEAERIRPDGSIERVAVADLGPGDIVLVRPGGRVPADGHVVEGSAELDESMITGESRPVPRGVGDRVVAGTVATDSAIRMQVDAVGEDTALAGIQRLVTQAQQAGGRAQVLADRFAAWLFYIATATAVVSLVAWSALGRADQGVVRTITVLVISCPHALGLAIPLVIALSTSVAARAGILVKDRLALERMRTVDAVLIDKTGTLTKGQHTVAGVAADGMAEDEVLRLAAGVEADSEHPLARAIVAAAQRIGPATGTDFRSLPGRGVQATVAGRAYAVGGPALLRELHADVPDRLRQAEEKWSARGAAVLYLVRLDGAPRVVGALALEDEVRQEARQAIVELRQLGIRKIAMITGDARPVADAVAADLGFRPGVDEVFAEVLPADKDEIVAGLQERGHRVAMVGDGVNDAPALARADVGLAIGAGTDVAIESAGVVLASSDPRGVPAAVRLSKASYRKMVQNLIWAAGYNVVAIPVAAGVFAWAGVSLSPAAAAVLMSASTIVVALNAQTLRRVHLTPGNR; the protein is encoded by the coding sequence GTGCACCACAGTGGAGGGCAGTCGGGTGCCGGTGCACATGGGGCGGGAACCCACCAGCGGCACGACAAGCATGCCGGCCACGATCCGGCGATGTTCCGCCGCCGGTTCTGGGTCTGTCTGGCGCTGACCATCCCCATCGTGCTCACCAGTCACCTGGTGATGGACTGGCTGGGCTACTCGCTGAACTTCCCGGGTGTCTCGTTGGTGGGTCCGGTGCTCGGGTCGGTGGTGTTCTTTTACGGCGGTTGGCCGTTCCTCGTCGGGGCCGTACGGGAGGTGCGCGACCGGGCGCCCGGCATGATGCTGCTGATCGGAATGGCGATCACCGTGGCGTACCTCGCCTCGGTGGCGACGAGCGTGGGCGTCTTCGGCCTCGACTTCTGGTGGGAACTCGCCGCGCTGGTCACGATCATGCTGTTCGGCCACTGGCAGGAGATGACGGCGATCGGCCAGGCGCGCGGGGCACTGGCCGCGCTGGCCGCGCTGCTGCCGGACGAGGCCGAGCGGATCAGGCCGGACGGCTCCATCGAGCGGGTGGCGGTGGCCGACCTGGGTCCCGGCGACATCGTGCTGGTCCGTCCTGGCGGGCGGGTGCCCGCGGACGGGCACGTCGTCGAGGGCAGCGCCGAGCTTGACGAGTCGATGATCACAGGAGAGTCCCGGCCGGTGCCGCGGGGCGTGGGGGACCGGGTGGTCGCTGGCACGGTGGCCACCGACTCGGCCATCCGGATGCAGGTCGACGCGGTGGGCGAGGACACCGCGCTGGCCGGCATCCAGCGGCTGGTCACCCAGGCGCAGCAAGCCGGCGGCCGGGCGCAGGTGCTGGCCGACCGGTTCGCGGCATGGCTGTTCTACATCGCCACCGCCACCGCCGTGGTCAGCCTGGTCGCCTGGTCGGCGCTCGGCAGGGCCGACCAGGGGGTCGTACGCACCATCACCGTGCTGGTGATCTCCTGCCCGCACGCCCTCGGCCTGGCGATCCCCCTGGTCATCGCCCTGTCGACCAGCGTGGCGGCGAGGGCCGGGATCCTGGTCAAGGACCGCTTGGCGCTGGAGCGGATGCGCACGGTGGACGCGGTCCTGATTGACAAGACCGGCACCCTCACCAAGGGGCAACACACCGTCGCCGGGGTCGCCGCTGACGGAATGGCCGAGGACGAGGTGCTGCGGCTGGCCGCCGGGGTCGAGGCCGACAGCGAGCACCCGCTCGCCCGGGCCATCGTGGCGGCCGCCCAGCGGATCGGACCGGCCACCGGCACCGACTTCCGCTCGCTGCCCGGACGCGGCGTGCAGGCCACCGTGGCGGGGAGGGCGTACGCGGTGGGTGGACCGGCCCTGCTGCGCGAGCTGCACGCCGACGTCCCGGACCGGCTGCGCCAGGCCGAGGAGAAGTGGTCGGCGCGGGGGGCCGCCGTGCTCTATCTGGTTCGTCTTGACGGCGCCCCGCGGGTCGTCGGCGCCCTGGCGCTCGAGGACGAGGTACGCCAGGAGGCCCGCCAGGCGATCGTGGAGCTGCGTCAGCTCGGCATCCGGAAGATCGCGATGATCACCGGTGACGCCCGCCCGGTGGCGGACGCCGTCGCGGCCGATCTGGGTTTTCGCCCCGGCGTGGACGAGGTCTTCGCCGAGGTGCTGCCCGCCGACAAGGACGAGATCGTCGCGGGCCTGCAGGAACGCGGCCACCGGGTGGCGATGGTGGGGGACGGCGTCAACGACGCCCCCGCACTCGCCCGCGCCGACGTCGGGCTGGCCATCGGCGCCGGTACCGATGTGGCCATCGAGTCGGCCGGGGTGGTGCTCGCCTCCTCCGACCCGCGCGGCGTCCCCGCCGCCGTTCGGCTGTCCAAGGCGTCGTACCGCAAGATGGTCCAGAACCTGATCTGGGCGGCCGGCTACAACGTGGTCGCCATTCCCGTGGCCGCCGGCGTCTTCGCCTGGGCCGGCGTCTCGCTCAGCCCGGCCGCCGCCGCCGTGCTCATGTCCGCGTCGACGATCGTCGTCGCCCTCAACGCCCAGACGCTGCGTCGGGTGCACCTGACCCCGGGGAACCGATGA
- a CDS encoding class I SAM-dependent methyltransferase has translation MTDDLPRATLNPFRIPSGPLGRLAGWVMGRDDSPHREVLDLLAPKVEARSCEIGFGPGQLLQLLLARDADAQVCGVDPSPVMVAQARRRLQRLGAAERADLRLGVAGALPFPDRHADHVVAVNTAAMWPDLQAALADARRVLRPGGTVLIAWHSAHSPRRIQRTLAQPETWWDETTAALRQVFGKVERHELTYTTACTATAP, from the coding sequence ATGACCGACGACCTTCCACGCGCGACGCTCAACCCGTTCAGGATTCCGTCCGGGCCGCTTGGCCGGCTGGCCGGTTGGGTGATGGGCCGTGACGACTCGCCGCACCGAGAGGTGCTCGATCTGCTGGCGCCGAAGGTGGAGGCTCGCAGCTGCGAAATCGGATTCGGCCCGGGGCAGCTGCTCCAGTTGCTCCTCGCACGTGACGCGGACGCGCAGGTGTGCGGAGTGGACCCGTCCCCGGTCATGGTGGCACAGGCCCGCCGCCGGTTGCAGCGTCTTGGCGCAGCCGAGCGGGCTGACCTGCGGCTAGGCGTCGCGGGAGCACTGCCGTTTCCCGACCGGCACGCCGATCATGTGGTCGCGGTCAACACGGCCGCGATGTGGCCCGACCTGCAGGCAGCGCTGGCCGACGCCCGCAGGGTCCTGCGCCCCGGCGGTACCGTCCTGATCGCCTGGCACTCCGCCCATTCACCTCGGCGGATCCAGCGAACCCTTGCGCAGCCGGAGACGTGGTGGGACGAGACGACGGCGGCGCTACGGCAGGTGTTCGGCAAGGTCGAGCGCCATGAGCTGACGTACACAACCGCCTGCACCGCTACCGCACCCTGA